The window ACAACATTCATTGTAATATACCTTCCTTTGTCAACTCCTATTTCGTTGCCGCATTGGCAGAGTACTTTATCGCTTGTATAAACTGCATTATCATCAAGAATTCGAGATTTGTAACATTTCAAAATGTGTCCCCGTCCTACCTTTTTGTATTTGAAAATTTTGCTTTTGCATTTATCACATCTGATAGTAATAATGCGCGATCGGTCCGCCATATCAAAAAAGCTCTTGTTGAGATTTCGAAGGTTCTGATTTCTTCTTTTTCTTATACGTTACTCTTTTCTCATCAAGGAGTTTCTGCTCGATCGCTGATATGAAAGGGGATCGGGGAAGTGTGTACGATTTTCCAAAGAGAAATCGACTTTGTGCACATGTCAGGTACAGCAATTCCCGTGCGCGGGTCATGCCCACATAAAAGAGCCTTCTTTCTTCATCGAGATCGCATTTCTTATCTTCAAATAATGAATAGGGAAGTATGCTATCTTCGCATCCTGCAATAAAAACACAATCGAATTCCAATCCTTTTGCAGCATGAAGCGTGAGAATGTTCACCCGTTCGAGTGTGAAATCGCTTGTATCCACGCCTGCGCCGAGGATCGTGAATTTAAGAAAGGTATCGAAATCATCATCGAAATTTTCTACATAGTTCATCATTTTCCGTACCGATTCTTCCAGCCGCACCTTCTCTTTAAAGAATTTCTTGATGATCATATCGAGTGCCTGCTGCACATTATGTTCGATTAGGCATGTTTTGAGTTCATTCAGATCGGGCATGGTGAGTACATTCCGTTTAAGAAGTTCATCGATAAGGAACAGATTGCTGGGATTGAGTGCAAGCCGAAGCACATCGAGGATGGATTTGACCGGTTCCTCAAAAAATAAGGAAATCTCCGTTACTTTCTGATAGGGAATGGAGTGGTCGTTCAGCGCTTTTTCCAATGCAGATATCTGTGCTTTCAGTCTGCAGAGAATTGCAACATCAGCAAGACTTTTTACTTGCGAACCTTCGCTCCCATCGGTAATGGAACTGTCCATCGAGAAAAATCGAACGCCGCCAATTAATTGTTCGATCTCACGAGCAATGAACTCGGCTTCGCTTTTATCTGTTCCATGGGAGGAGATGTTCACCTTCACACCTTCATGCAATCCCGAAAGCATGTCCTGATTCTGTATAACCTGGTTCGATGCTCGTAAAATAGTATCAGAACAGCGATAGCTTGTGAGTAGGGAAATGGTCACTGTCTGGCTGTAATCTTTTTTGAATTTATCAATGTATCCAACATCCGCACCACGAAATCCATATATTGCCTGGTTTGGATCGCCGATCGCTGTGAGATTTGCATTCCTGTCCGGTTTTATAAGCCGTATGAGTTGATATTGTGCAGCATCGATGTCCTGGAATTCATCGATGAGAATGAATTGCAATTTCCTCTGGTAAAAATCCCTAAGGGATTCTTCATTTTGCAGAAGTATGACCGGTTTATAGATCATATCTTCGATATCAAACAAGTTAAATTGACGCAGCGCTTTTTCATATTTTTCAAAACAGCTTTTTGTGACTTGTTTTCTAATTTTGGATGGAGGTGTTGCTGTCAGTTTTATTTTTGAAATTTCTTCTGAGAGTTTCTTAACATCTTTCTTATTGCATTCGGTTTTTTCTAAGAGAAAACGTTGTTTGTCATGTTCATCGAGGATACCAAAATGAGAATTTCTCTTAAAATATCCGGCATGTTCTCTGAGAATTGAATAACCAAAGGAGTGGAAAGTCGAAACGTGTAATTCCTCTTTTGATGTGGTATCGAGGAGCAGATCGAGACGTTCTTTCATCTCTTCTGCTGCCTTATTGGTAAAGGTTACAGCGAGAATATTTTGCGGTTTGATGCCCCGTTCTTTGATACAATAGGCAATGCGCGCAGTGAGTGTTCTCGTTTTACCAGTTCCTGGTCCTGCAAGGATCAACAGCGGTCCCGGGTAATATTGAACTGCTCGTTTCTGTTCGTCGTTCAACTGGCTGAGAAAATCAGATGGCGAAGGTATGTCAGGTTTCTTTTTCTCGATGAAAAGAGCAGGTTCTTCGACTCGTTCATGAAGTTTTTGAAACGCTGCAATGTCAAAATTGATGAGTGGTTTTTTTGAGGGTGGTTTTACTTCTTCTGCGAGGTCAGAAAAGAGTGCTTCCTGGTTTTGCAGGTCTTTTAACTCCTCTTTTGTAAATGCCTGAATAATGCCATATTCACCGTCATATCCTTCCTGAATATGCACCTGTCCGTTTCGCATTCTTCGTATTGCTTCTGCGAGAATTTCATTGGTTTTATGTTCGATTTCTTCTAAAGGAGCATGCAAAAGTATATCGAATTCAGAACCGAATTTTTGAATCAGAGTATCATATGCCTGCGCAACTTTTTTTGAGGTTTTACCCACTTCGAGAATCTCAGCAAGCAATTCATCGAGAGTTATCAATGAATGGAAATCATGCCTGTGATATCGTTTTTCAGGATCGGACCTGTCTGCAAGCTGGGCAACACGATTGAGCACGCCAACGGTCACTTTCCTTCCACATTGCGGGCAAATCCCATTATGCTTCAGTGTTTCAACAGGATCCCAGCACACGCCGCATTTCCTGTGACCATCAAAGTGATATTTGCCTTCCTGGGGAAAGAATTCGACTGTTCCTAAAAATTGTTCATTATCACCGGATTTCATGGCATGATGAATAGAATCATAGCTGAGTTCCGTTTCAAAAAGATTTGCTTCCCTGCCGAGTTTTGAGGGTGAATGAGCATCGGAATTTGATATGAGTGTATATTTATCGAGGAAAGAGCAAATCCAATTCATAGGAGGATCGGAGGACAAACCAGTTTCAACCGCAAATATATGATCGGCAAGGTCGTCATAACATTCGTCGATAGTATCGAAACCGGATTTTGAACCGAGAGCAGAGAACCAGGGTGTCCAGATATGTGCAGGAATGAGAAAAGCATCATCCGATGTTTCGAGTACGATTTCAAGAAGATCACGGGAATCTAAACCGAGAATAGGTCTACCATCCGACGTTATGTTTCCAATCTGAGATAGCTTATTCTGAATTTTCTCAACTGTAACAAAATTTGGGGCAAAGAGGACATTATGTACTTTTCTTACTTTCCCATGTTTTTTATAGATATTACTTATCTCAGCTGTAAGAATAAAACGAGTTGGGTTTTCATAGATTACTTTTTGAAAATCTTTTCTGAGTGTAAAAAGTCCTTGTTCTGCAGGTTCAAGTTTTTGTTCGAGTTCTTTAAGCCAACCCGGATGGGAAAAATCACCGGTACCAACGACAGCGATGCCTTTCTTCTGTGCCCAACTATCTAGTTCTTCCGGTATCAGGTCTTTGCTTGTTGCAATGGAAAAATGAGAATGAATGTGAAAATCGGCTATGAATTTCATTGTATACTTATTTTCTTTCCTTCATCATTGGATATTCAGTGTTGGATACCTGTCACGGCGGAGCGCAGCAAAGACGGATTGGATATTGATTCCATTCTTACGTCGATGTTTTAAAAAGTCCGATCAAACCAATTGTACCGAAAATGATATTTGCAAACCACGCAGCCATTACTGGTGAGAGCAATTCATTGTAACCGAGGCTTTGTCCGAATCGTACAACCGAAATGTAAATAAAACAGATCGCAATTGCCACCACAAAACCGATTCCCCGTGACTTTCCTCTCTTTGATAGCGATGCTAAGGGAATACAGAATAATATCATAATTACATTAACAAATGGGTAGGCAAGCTTCAGGTTCAATTCAACAAGTTCTTTCTGATGTTTTTCCCCAATCCGTTTCAGGCGCTCGACATAGTCACTCAGTTCAAAAACAGTCATCTCATCTGGTTTTTTCGTGCTTTTTACCAGGTCCATCGGCTGAATGGTGATATCTTCAAAATACTGATCTTCGAAAGGAATATAGGATACTAACCGGTTGTCATCAAACTCACGAATATACCCTCGATAAAAGGTAAGGATCATTGCGTTTGATTGTGTGGAATCGACACTCCACAAACCATGTTCAGCATGTATCTTTTTCACGATCTCGTTCTCATCATTGAAAACAGATATATCGATGTCTTTGATCTTATTCTTATAACCATCGAGGAATCCGATATAATACAACCGGTTTTTATCATCTTTATACTGAATATTAGATCGGACGCGAATATCGGTCTTTTGTTGTTTTTTGATCTTTACCTTTTCGATATAGATCCTCGTATCTTCAGCCCACGGCATGACCGTATCGCCAAAGACAAATAATAGAATGGTTACAATAAATCCGAATGCAAAGAGAGGAACAGACATCCTTTTTATGCTGATGCCGGCACTGCGGATCGCTACAGTTTCATTGTGTTTTCCCATATATTGCATTAGAAAAAGCCCGGCTAGCAGGATCGCTACCGGTGATGAAAGTACAACAATATAGGGAATTCGTAAAGCAAAATAGGATACCACATCCCAGAAAGCAGGTTCTTCACTCAGGAATCTGCTCCACTTCTCGAAAAATTCGATCACAAGAAAGATCGCCGCAAAAGAACTGAGAATGATCAGGTATAAACGCGAAAAACTTTTAAAGAGATATTTATCAATAATTTTCATGGACTGGTTCTTTTTTCTTCTTGCGTTTTAAGATGTCTTTAATGCGTTCGAGGTGTATTACTTTTCGTTCACGCATCGAGTAGATCACCAGATAAACGCCAACAATTGTAAAAAGGATATTTGAGATCCACATGCCGATAAATGGTGAGATGATCATCTTATCTGCCAGTTCCTCTCCTGCGAAAAGAGATACGTAATACACCACAAAAACAAGTGAGCTGACGACAAATCCCATGCCGACCGAATTCGTTCTGGTCATCATACCGATGGGAGCGCCAATAAGAATGAAAACAAGGCATGCGAAAGCGATCGAGTATTTCTTATCGACCTCGACCTGGTATTTGCTCATCTCCCTGCTGAGACTGTAAATCCGCTGATCTCGGATATTGATAAGGTGTTTGAGCTTGTCTATTTCCTGTTTATTACCCTCTTCAGGATCTTCTTCTAATGCAAGAAGCTGTTTCTCATACTTCTCTTTATCTTTGATCTTCTCCTGTCGCTGTACATCGAGGTCCTCAATGTGCTTTTTCATATCAGAAGAACTCATTTCCCTGTCACCACGCTGTGCCAGATGTGCTTCGCTGACGCCGATCCCTAGATCGGGTATCATGATTTTATATTGTTTAAAGACCATGGTGGTGTAATCCTGGGGGTCGTCTTTGGAGATTTCATGA of the Candidatus Cloacimonadota bacterium genome contains:
- a CDS encoding UvrD-helicase domain-containing protein: MKFIADFHIHSHFSIATSKDLIPEELDSWAQKKGIAVVGTGDFSHPGWLKELEQKLEPAEQGLFTLRKDFQKVIYENPTRFILTAEISNIYKKHGKVRKVHNVLFAPNFVTVEKIQNKLSQIGNITSDGRPILGLDSRDLLEIVLETSDDAFLIPAHIWTPWFSALGSKSGFDTIDECYDDLADHIFAVETGLSSDPPMNWICSFLDKYTLISNSDAHSPSKLGREANLFETELSYDSIHHAMKSGDNEQFLGTVEFFPQEGKYHFDGHRKCGVCWDPVETLKHNGICPQCGRKVTVGVLNRVAQLADRSDPEKRYHRHDFHSLITLDELLAEILEVGKTSKKVAQAYDTLIQKFGSEFDILLHAPLEEIEHKTNEILAEAIRRMRNGQVHIQEGYDGEYGIIQAFTKEELKDLQNQEALFSDLAEEVKPPSKKPLINFDIAAFQKLHERVEEPALFIEKKKPDIPSPSDFLSQLNDEQKRAVQYYPGPLLILAGPGTGKTRTLTARIAYCIKERGIKPQNILAVTFTNKAAEEMKERLDLLLDTTSKEELHVSTFHSFGYSILREHAGYFKRNSHFGILDEHDKQRFLLEKTECNKKDVKKLSEEISKIKLTATPPSKIRKQVTKSCFEKYEKALRQFNLFDIEDMIYKPVILLQNEESLRDFYQRKLQFILIDEFQDIDAAQYQLIRLIKPDRNANLTAIGDPNQAIYGFRGADVGYIDKFKKDYSQTVTISLLTSYRCSDTILRASNQVIQNQDMLSGLHEGVKVNISSHGTDKSEAEFIAREIEQLIGGVRFFSMDSSITDGSEGSQVKSLADVAILCRLKAQISALEKALNDHSIPYQKVTEISLFFEEPVKSILDVLRLALNPSNLFLIDELLKRNVLTMPDLNELKTCLIEHNVQQALDMIIKKFFKEKVRLEESVRKMMNYVENFDDDFDTFLKFTILGAGVDTSDFTLERVNILTLHAAKGLEFDCVFIAGCEDSILPYSLFEDKKCDLDEERRLFYVGMTRARELLYLTCAQSRFLFGKSYTLPRSPFISAIEQKLLDEKRVTYKKKKKSEPSKSQQELF
- a CDS encoding LptF/LptG family permease; the encoded protein is MKIIDKYLFKSFSRLYLIILSSFAAIFLVIEFFEKWSRFLSEEPAFWDVVSYFALRIPYIVVLSSPVAILLAGLFLMQYMGKHNETVAIRSAGISIKRMSVPLFAFGFIVTILLFVFGDTVMPWAEDTRIYIEKVKIKKQQKTDIRVRSNIQYKDDKNRLYYIGFLDGYKNKIKDIDISVFNDENEIVKKIHAEHGLWSVDSTQSNAMILTFYRGYIREFDDNRLVSYIPFEDQYFEDITIQPMDLVKSTKKPDEMTVFELSDYVERLKRIGEKHQKELVELNLKLAYPFVNVIMILFCIPLASLSKRGKSRGIGFVVAIAICFIYISVVRFGQSLGYNELLSPVMAAWFANIIFGTIGLIGLFKTST
- a CDS encoding LptF/LptG family permease; the protein is MKILSRYILREHAGPFVLSVMVITFIMLLDRVLDLLNLIITKHLDLWTTTQVFVLSLPFMLALAIPMSVLVATIMAFGRLASDNEITAFKASGINIYSMMKPVVIAAILVSLFMIYFNDHILPESNYTLKNLLIKISARRPTSELKPGLFTELKDYNFYYHDKSEETGTYNDIVIYDKSNGKYPRTITAEYGYIELYNGGNSLDATLYNGLIHEISKDDPQDYTTMVFKQYKIMIPDLGIGVSEAHLAQRGDREMSSSDMKKHIEDLDVQRQEKIKDKEKYEKQLLALEEDPEEGNKQEIDKLKHLINIRDQRIYSLSREMSKYQVEVDKKYSIAFACLVFILIGAPIGMMTRTNSVGMGFVVSSLVFVVYYVSLFAGEELADKMIISPFIGMWISNILFTIVGVYLVIYSMRERKVIHLERIKDILKRKKKKEPVHENY